The window TAATTCTACTACCGGTGCTCATCATTTCGAGATCGTGCATCACTAAACACGCTCCTGCGCACTTTCGGTGTTATCCAGCAATTACAGGGATTTCAGGTTTTCTGTGCACATCGGTGGCGTACCGGCAGACTGCATGGCAAAGAGGCGCGCCGAGGACACTCTGCTGCACAACTCTCCCTCCAAGAGGTGTTTCCGCTCCCTTTGCGCTGTTGACATACAGGCGGAGAGCATGGCTCCGTCCGGGGGCGTGAGCCCGCCGTCCCTCCTGGCTTTGCTGGGGACCCGCTGCAGAAAGAGGCCGCAATATTTCGATGAAGAAGAGACCGCTTCTTATCGCAAGACTTCACACTACGATGCCAGGAAGCGTGCAGTAAATGTTTCGGCGGTGCAGACGTCTGGAAGTTTCCAAGACCGTCGCAGCTCTTCAGTCACGAGCTCCCAGAAACGACCACGAGAGGGCAGCGAGGAGCCAGATACCGCTGTTCCCAAATCTAATGATAAAGTAAGTTATTGAGAATATAACAGAAGTCGGGGATGTTCACTGCAGTTTTAGCGACCATGCAATACAACTGAATTTGGTGTGATTACAGTGAGTGTCCACTAGATGTCACCATTTACACATTCTAGACTTGTTTTTACTGTACTCTGTATAGACCAGTGAAAAGGGGACTGATTGGTCAGCAGGTAACAAAATGTTGCCACGTTGTTGCGTTTGTACGTTACATTTCTATCTGTCTGTTCCCTTTCAGGCTGATGAGGACGCAAACACTGAAGACTGCACTTACAACTCCTTCCAGTATTGGAGGGTGCCTTTACCTGAGCTTGACCTTTCACTGCTAGAAGATGCAAGCGCCcactcaaaaacaaaagacaagtcaAAAGCATCTTCTTCTGACGCCATGGAGACTTGAAGATGATTGGTAGTACAGCGAGGCCTATTGAAAGCTGCCTCTTCCCGTTTAAAGCATGGGAACATGATGAGGACAatgtgatgttcttcagcaAATAGAGGCATCAAGAACAGGTTACTTGAAATGCATCAAGGTGAGATGCGATAACCGAAACCTGCCAAGGCTGCCCCTGTAGAGCAATAcaggctttatttattttattttttcccccttaagtGGAAAACAGTCTAATGCAAGATTTCACAGACCTAAGTGGAACTTTTTTCAAACCTTTTATAGATCCAGCAGATTTGTGTGACCAGCATTTAGACAGCCTGATAACAGCAGTGACTGATCTCCCATGTTCAATGCTGAGTCCTTACTTTGCAAACCTACAGTTGAGTAGGATTATATAAATATGTGTCTAACTAATTAGAGATCtaattaaagatgtatgcttgGTCTGCAGATAATAGTTGCCTTTCAGAACAAATTTGGTCCAGTTGTGTAGGGTTgcactttttaaattgtgtgaCTGAATTGTTGGTTGTACATTTTGTACACATCTGATTGCCAGTTAGAGCTGGTTGTTACATGCCTTTGTATTCAttgacaataaaaatatatatttgtgacttttcttttaattgtttggttttatttatggTTTTATCAACGATAATGCTGaccaccctctacaccacataCTTGACAGGAAGCGGAGATCCATCTGTAACACATTCATACCACATGTATTCACATTTTATTAGGTCTGAAGTATTGTGGCTAAAATGATAATCATGATTATTTGTCACGATTATTCAAAGAGtgacacaattttttttattgcactgtaacaaaaaataaataaaaatgctttcaCATCTGTTAAGGTTTTTGTGTTAACATTCAGCTGATCCTCAGCTCTCTTTGCATACCATTTCTGTTTGGTAAACATCAGTTGTGCAGGGAACAGCTGTGGTTGGCGTATCCAGGCAGGTGGTCAGATGCTacattataaagcactttggttttaaatttaaaacagtGGACTGGGCATCGGATAATTGTGCAGCCATAGGCTGATGTATTCACAATTACAAGAACTGAGCTGAAAATCAGCTGCAATGGCTCTGATGCAGTGATGAATCTTCAGTTGACTGCTCCCTCAAGAGGCCACCACAGTGAAACATCTGCTTCTATCTGACCCCATCAAgagcatcctcttctgtcacaccaaccctgcACGTGCTCCTTCACTAAGTCCATGGatctttttcatggtcttcttATGTCTTGCTGCTCCTTTTTCTACATCCTTTGTCCAATGGAGTGaaaaatcaaaatttgaaattttCCGTAGAAATTGCCATGAGAATGCAAAGAGGAGGGCAGGAGAGAGGTGTAAAACATGACCGAGGCTGTGTCATGTTTTGAGCTGCAGTTTAGCCAATGGTGTTGTGGAGGTTGTCAAAACTAATGCAAGTATGAAAGCACAACAGATTTTGATTCACCACATATCACCatttggaaagcatctgattggcagtgGGTTTATTCTTGCATGTATAAATATACCTGAAAAGAAACCCACACTGGAACACTATCTTTCGTGGATTGGCCTCCTTAGACCCCAGACCTCAACaatactgaagcagtgtgggatcctGGTGATAGAGAACAGatcaaaaggcagaaacaccTAAAGACCAACTTTGAATGTGCTTCAAGAACCCTGAAGAACTCTTTCTGAAGACTACttgaagaaattacaagaaagtttgCCTAAGAGAGTTTGACTTTGTGTGTTTGGACGTTTCAACAAAACTGAACCTGCACCTATTTCTAAATTTCCTagctaaatataaatattagagGGGTAGCTCAAGATTTATCTATCTGACAGACATCTGCCatatattgttattgttattattaatattaatattattattgcaATGGAAAACTTGCTCTTCTGTCCTGCCCAAGTGTACAACCCTGTTTATTTTACTGCCACTGCAGGTGTTTTGAGCCTCACTGCGCTGTGTGAAACTTTGCTTGAGCCAGAGCTGACGACACTTTAGTAAGATTTTTGACTCACCAGTGTCCACTTTCACCAGTCACCACATTCCTTCatgagaaagagggggagaaacCCTTATTGCCTCAACCAATAAGGGTGTCTCCACTCCTTAAGTTTTCACCTCCTTGACAACTTAAGGAGGTGAAAAACTCCTAACCGAGCTGGAGGGAGGAGGCCATGAACTCCCCAAGGCTTCCTGGAAACCTGCCCTTTGGACCAGCGACTGATTAAAGGGCGCTCAGTCCTTGTCGGGAGAGTAATGATGAAGCGGAGTGTCTTTGCTAGCCTCGAACATGTTTATAAATGAAGTTTGCAGTCATGGTAAGATATATGctaatattatatataaatatatatatatgtactaaGTAGGTCAGCTTATTTCCAACAAGTGTACTTTTTACGAAATGTGAACTTGAACTCATGAGAAATTTGAGCAATATTTCTCTGTTACCGGTTTGCTAACAGTGATATTAGCAGCGCTTAGCGGTGATTTTAAGTTAGATAAAACGGTTAATAGTAATAAACTTTTAATGAACTAGTGTAGTAACATAACACGGGTGTTCATTGTGCATACAACGTGTTAAACTGTTGGTCCTGCTGCTGCACAATGGGCGGTTTTATTTAGTGCATATAAAACTGTAACAGTTGTAACTGTTTACTTCGCTAACCGTGTAGACTAATCAGAGGAAGAGGATGTATAGGTCTGTGTATGTGCTCATGTTTCCTGAAAGCAGTTCTCTCCCTGCAGTGAGGCCATTGTTAAATATTCCTGGGAAACATGAAGGAAAGATTACTGTGAAGGGGAACGAGGGGCTGAGTGCTGCAGCTCAGGGTTTTGGTGTTTGCATTTCAGCTTTCTGTGATGGGGAGGGATCTACACTTACTACACTGTTTGCTCAGCATGTGATCGACACTAAAATGAGCTTCACTGAGAAGGTCACTGATAAACGCGCTTTTTATTTCAGGACTAATGTGCTTCCACTTCCTAGAATACGAGTCAATAAAGAAGACAATATAGTGCTTAACAGCTCCAGTATCTGTGTGCTGTAAGTAaatattttctgcttttctttttttagtccAGAAAGTGTTGGATTGAGGAAACCTTCTTCAGGAGAGAGTGTGTGAAGTTCATCCCTTCCTCTTGGGATCAGCACAGGTAAACTGGGATCTGATTGCACTGATTAGCTTTTATGATTCTGAGAAGAAACACACAGATTGTAGTATAACATTAACAGCAGCTATTtgaaataacatttttctgaGAGCAGAACTATTTGGCATGTAGCCCTTACTTCCAGGAATAGCAGCCATGTGGATATTTTGATAACGCTTCCTGTCTCTTTCAGATGTATTCCAGTATGCCACGTTTGCCAAAATTTGATAAGGTATCACTGATGAATATTGTGCTGAAGATGCTGTCCTACCAAActctttcttattttcttactacATACTTCTGTATTGTTTTCTCCACCCTCATTCTTTCAGCATTTCATCATGTccttttctgccttttttctcCTACATTTGCACTGCACCGTTATGGGGAAATGGCAGGAAATGTGTGATTTTCATGGTCTGTTAAATGATAACAACAGCCAGACATAGAAATGTGTACTCAAGGGCAAAGGGAGGTGGAGAGGAAGTGTGGGatttagaaaataaatggaagaatCACTGAAGGCTGGTTTAAAAAGTCCAGGTGGATTTCTTTCATCTTTTAGGGCTTGTCATGCGCCTGCATATTATTATTGCTTATTAACAACCCTGCCTCTATTTTGAGGAGCTAACATGTAGTTAAGTGTCACTGATAATTTTGTTACTGTTTTTTGGGCTCTTCCCTATTATCTAAAAGCAGACTATCAGAAATAGCtacttaatttaatttatttaaaatcaaCAACATTATGCTAAAGTGTTGTAAAAGTATGATTGAAGTTAATCATTCTAAAAAATTACCTTACGATGCTTCTTCCTATGCATCTATGCAATGTCGTTCTATTTGCTAGATGTTGCTGCGGCCACCTGATAGGGGAACACTCTTGGCAAGACTCCCTTCCTCCATTGTCCCTCTGTCCTGGTCCTGGACAGGATGTGGAAGAGGAGTGGTCCATGGAGCGCCACACCAGGGCCAGTCCCACAAATGCCTATGGCACCGTAGACTTTGAAGATACTGCCACACGTGTCTGTCGAGCTAAGGTCTGTGAGTTTACCAGCTCTGTGCGTGTCTCTAGGCCAAAGGAACATTTTTTCAaaagtaaaatggtaaatgtacACACGCTCAAGAGACTGCTTCAAATATAGAAGCAAATGCTTGCACTCTGTTAATAAGACCTAGATTTTGATGGTTGCGTAAAGTTTTCTTTGCTATGATGTAAGCAGGCTTGGTCACGATGCATGAAAGCAGAGATGCTATCTAATGTAGTGACAAAACAATCGGCTCAGCAGCACCTCAGAAAAGTACAAAGAGCTTCTCAGTTGGAAACACTTTCATGTTTTTCCAGTATGTTCGTGTTGCTGTCGACTCCAAGCCAGAAGCATTACTCCAGCTGATGTTGAGGGAATGGCAGATGGAAAGACCCAAGCTACTGCTGAGTGTCCACGGAGGCTCCGAAAATTTTACCTTGCCACCTAAAGTCAACCAGGCCTTTAGCAAAGGGCTGATCACTGCTGCCCTCAGCACAGGGGCATGGATTTTCACCGATGGCATTAATACAGGTAAGTTTTACAATTTTTTGTGGAGTATTATTTTCTGCCTATCTCCAGTTAGTGACTGGCAGCAATCTCATTACTTAcatctgaaaaaaaaactacGTTGATCTGTGTTCTGTTTCTAGAAGGTTCAGTTTTGGTTAGTTTCTGTTAGGTTTCATTTCTGTATGGCGTGCTGTTGTAAAAGTACCCCTTGAATTTTAGTGCTTTTGTTCTTATTGTGTATTTGCTGTGCATTCGGCTACTATTTGCATGCCCTCCAGGTGTGTCTAAATATGTAGGTGATGCAGTTAAATCCTTTGGAAGCCATGACCTGAGGAAGAGAAACACAGTTGGCATCACACCCTGGGGAGTGATTGACAACAACATGGACCTTATAGGCAGAGATGTCAGTACTGAAACTGTGTTTTTGCACGTTACTTCATTCCTCACCACATTTTTTTGATATATGCAGAGTACCATATCCCACTGCgctgcttttctttgtctttgactGACACTGATTCAACATCGCTTCAGGTTTTCAGGCCTTACCAGCCTCTGGGAAACCCTTTGAGCAAGAGAGCCTGTCTCAATGGTTTCCACTCCCACTTCCTGTTGGTGGATGATGGAACGCTGGGCAAGCATGGCTGTCAGCAAGGCctcaggaggaagctggagaagCACATACAACTACAGAAGATACATCCCCGTGGGTGTTTTTGCGCAAAAacgaacaaaagaaacaaaataggAAGCACACAGATTTGACTGAAGTCTTAACAtcatctcttctcttttttgcaGGACTGAACCAAGGAGTGcctgtggtgtgtgtggtggtggagggaggTCCTTCTGTGGTGTCTACAGTGTTGGACTACGTCAGCACTGTGCCCCCTGtgccagtgtttgtgtttgagggATCAGGCAGGGCTGCTGACCTACTCGCCTTCTTACACAAGCAGACTGCTGTTGACAGGTACAGTACGTAGGCTGTTATAGGCCTGTAGTGGATGCATAGCAGGGTCTTTTTGAGCCAGCTGGTTTAATAAGCAAGCATAATTTATACTTACGGCAAAGTGCAAGTTATAACACCTTCTTCATGAGTATTGGGGCATATTTTAaggtgaaaaagagaaaaatgggcAAAGGGAGAATCTCCCCTTTACCGTTATATCATTAGAGTGAATAACTGTAAACAGATTTAGCACTTTTTTTACTCAATTTGAGCACTCCAAAGTACTTTCCTTACAACAAGCCTCATTCACACTCCAGTAGATGGATCGCAGAgttcagtatcttgctcaaggatACTTCAGTGTGAAGGCTAGGGGagtcagggattgaaccactgaCCTTCCAATTAGCAGATACCTCACACCACTGCCGAGCCGCATATGCCAACTATTTGAAAAGGCAGTTAGACCCCAGCcacattctttgttttttcctcatcTCAGATGAACCCAAACACACAGTTACTAATATGATCCTGTCCTGCTAACTACATTTGAGTGACGTTTATATTTTAGGAAGGGTTACCCAATAGGTGTATATAAAAACTTGAAGATGATGATGCAATTAATTGATTGTAAAATGAGATAGAAAGTAGAAACTAGACAGCAGTGTCCTCTTAGTGCAAAAAAGCAAAAGGCTGCTCTGGTAAGCCCATAAATTAGTTTGTTAGACTCTTATTTTGACTCATTTAACATTTACCAAAAAGACACAGGATTACAAATATTAAATTGTTTCAAATGTACATTATCCTTCCATACATGTACTTATCCTTTCGCCAATTCAGTCTCATGGGGAGCGGAAGCCTAGctatcatagggcgagaggtggggtacaccctggacaggtcgccagtctgatGCAGGACTAACATAGAGGAACAGGCAACCATTTGCCCTCATATTCACACCTGTGCgaaatttagaatcaccaattgaCACAACTCCACTAATTGCATGTCTTTAGCCtatgggaggaagccggagaaCCTGCGCAACCATGGTGAGAACATGACTCCACCTTCTGCGACCTtctcaggaccttcttgttgTGAAGCAAAAGCGCTAACATTGTGTTGCCTGGGGGTACACGTTGAACAGCATATTGCAGGCctagcacagagagacagacaacaatttgcgatcacattcacacctactgCCAATTTAGGTGGATGACCTAACAAGCTTTGGACTGTAGGAGGAAGCCAGAGCACCAtgcagggagaacatgcaattCCACACGGAAAGGGTCGAGCCGGCCCAAATGTACActgattgtgtttttatgtttgtttgtttgttttcagaccGTTGGAAGCTGACATTAAAGAGAACTTCCTCACCACGATTGGAGATGTGTTTGGAATGGAGAGGACTGAAGCCACTGACCTCTATACTCTCCTGCTGCAGTGTATGGATCATAGACAGTCTGTGAGTAAAGCAGCCTCTGAGGCATGTGTGTGTTGTGACTGAGGACACTGACTACTAAATCAGCGTTTCTTTGAACAACAGATAACCATCTTTGACTCAGAGTCAGATGACCAGATGGCACCAGATGCTGCCATTTTGACCGCTACTCTCAAGGGTACTTGTTTCCTTCTTAATTATCAAACATTTTCTCTCAAGTGACTTTGATTCATTAACGTGGGACTGGAGCGTTTCTCTTAGTAAGTCAGAAAATCTGAGTTATGTTATATGTTTTGTTGCTCTGAATCAAAAACAGGCACAAAGGCCAGTCCATCAGAGCAGCTGAGTATGACTCTGGCGTGGGACAGGGCTGACATTGCACAGAAAGACGTCCTTGTATATGGACAGCATTGGCAGGTGAGAAAGTCAAAAACAAAGGGAGTTGTTAAGAGatatattctaaaacacttcttcagctgagaATCAGAGAGGAGAAACACACAGTTTTACTTGTTGCTTAGCAAGGGCACCTCTGAGCTCTCGCACGAGAGTGAGGGCTCAGGGACTCGCAGCTCTGAGACTgccctggtctttatttatacatcaGTGGGTGTTTGTTCCTTACATTGGAATATggaggtgtatgtgtgtgtgcgtgtgtgtgtcagagtgtgaccccataaatgacttccctaaacctgctggtctggaaatccaacagttcatctatatgtaaaaaaggcacttagactaaaactgacatagctACTTTTATCCTAccgtaaaaaaataaaagaaggtaCGACctttcccatgctcccaggatgtgggtgtgaatgccagagcactctggaatgcacacaaagcctttgcagactattaaggatcgcacatcctatcactaccaTATGTAAACTTAtattattaaaagattatactgactactaagtacaattttctttttttttttttcttttttttcttttctaaatgacatcagaaacagcagtatgcgacattacgtgatggcagagcttcagttcatcctttgtcatttttttttttttttttttttttaataaataggacagggggaatgaatgagagaaagagggggagagaaagaaagaaaaccaaaggggagaagagacggtgagaaggggggggaagagagagaaaaaaaaaaagaactcctgggtcacctgtatggagaaaaaaaaaaacaaaacaaaaaaaaacaaacagaggagacagcaaacaacaaagagtaacataataatagagaaaacaaagcaccatcacaataaactagctagtcatagatatcaatatttactaaataataaacgatattgtgcagcacgcaagatagacagcgcacagtgtgctttgaggcagcagccaagaaagctttagtccgtgtctgtgaatacccatgtgtgcatacctgtgtggatcagcatgcttgcattccaaaggtttctccatgtaatgatctgctagggagtgtgggggggccacagccccgtcctccagggtgtgaagcgggtatggaggagatcaaaactccagacatccagaggcccccagaacacaagagaccatggaagaccaacagaggggcagccgcgccactgttccagtaagagctgaggagagtcccagatgagggctcgcccagcagccgcggagcagaagtcagggggagttgcagtgacgcgcccgtgagctccgccggcccccagctgtgcctgagtgaccgagccccaggccgagaggccgggggcaccccacctccaaaggggcccgag is drawn from Maylandia zebra isolate NMK-2024a linkage group LG12, Mzebra_GT3a, whole genome shotgun sequence and contains these coding sequences:
- the wu:fa19b12 gene encoding uncharacterized protein wu:fa19b12; this encodes MAKRRAEDTLLHNSPSKRCFRSLCAVDIQAESMAPSGGVSPPSLLALLGTRCRKRPQYFDEEETASYRKTSHYDARKRAVNVSAVQTSGSFQDRRSSSVTSSQKRPREGSEEPDTAVPKSNDKADEDANTEDCTYNSFQYWRVPLPELDLSLLEDASAHSKTKDKSKASSSDAMET